In one Vulgatibacter incomptus genomic region, the following are encoded:
- a CDS encoding proprotein convertase P-domain-containing protein, translating into MHPLIESVGSSWFTCARSALAVAIAAVSAFAPARVPAQRYSCGESPPSTNCDALVPDNQTVISSLNVMPRECDPQAPIAATGVRVKLSHQWVGDLTLSVIHPDGTEVLLMDRPGVAAGNLHGCAGEDIEVHFSDGATTPGTSECEETFPSISGNLLPLNPLSTLNSKGREGAWSLRVSDSAGYGSGAIDGWALDLPCPLPLVTVSASQATAVVGGKPGQFTFARTGDMTDALVVKYTVSGTAEASAYAPLDGLITIPEGAASATVDVVPTRDAPNDSTVIATIAPTIVYAAGSPSDGTVTIVNPCGDGKVDPGEQCDEGERNGTAGGKCAKDCSLVKKDDGGAPGTSKPPADSGCGCNARGGNGSAGLFALFAFVDLALRRRRAGQKMTKSSWSELLALPFGVGVLFTALPADAAIGTLDNVPAATLLYPYFEVDTGAGKNDTIITVQNSNSASVLTNVTIWSEMGVPVHHFHVYLTGYDVESISLRELFVNGRVPQTATAGQDPADTISPRGDFSQDINYATCHGVLPAANLTADGIAGLTSALTGKSSAMLGDKCAGPDHGDTIARGYVTIDTVNNCTPRVPSMPGYFGAGETGDATNQNYLLGDFFFIDAATPHVQAQPAVHIEASASDARTSTAGRYTFYGRYVGWNAADNREPLSTVWEIPFTTQETDVIVWRDSRVSQEAFTCGTPPSTYPLGSEGLLAFDMQEGVTELSATQPFKIDVTRTRVGGSTIPVTSKNGTLVFSSNMAPAPGGPSSDPAAAQSYAMAIHYPGSRNGTLSRFGTNLAAVAVDSATRAHHSMPPQDGVFDVGTNTFVPTKSPAIGVSDVAPAATLLVPHFEVDTVDPNGVNTQIRLVNLFASAVLVHATLWTDYGLPTHRFNVYLTGYDSSLVDLRWLFQKGLVDLTASTGQDPNDGISPKGDYSQDMNFASCTGQLPPARLSAAAIEDLVSAHTGKASPLRFDGKCAGAPHGDATARGYVTFDTVNNCTQRVPGDVGYFGNGGIGDATNQNYLSGTYTIIDRNQKVSVADTLVHVQASSTDSATTTAGRPTFYGKFVSWDASDNREPLGTAWQARFINNVAPSSLFGAFADGKTSFVVWRESPEVLSAFTCGSVPTGFPLPVREILEFDEQEQVTALSTNLGTFPLVSQRVAITDPSLAAAYASGFISVDLRAPVGAVGGPPTDPSRRGSFIAATHYARAAGYQVLLGGLQVQ; encoded by the coding sequence ATGCACCCACTCATCGAATCGGTCGGCTCGTCGTGGTTCACGTGTGCTCGAAGCGCCCTGGCCGTCGCCATCGCTGCCGTCTCCGCGTTCGCGCCTGCGCGCGTGCCCGCGCAGCGCTACAGCTGCGGCGAGTCGCCGCCCTCGACCAATTGCGACGCACTCGTGCCGGACAACCAGACCGTCATATCATCGCTGAACGTGATGCCCCGCGAGTGCGACCCGCAAGCGCCCATCGCTGCGACGGGAGTGCGCGTGAAACTCTCGCATCAATGGGTCGGGGATCTGACCCTGAGCGTAATTCATCCCGACGGGACGGAAGTCTTGCTGATGGATAGGCCCGGCGTCGCCGCCGGCAATCTCCACGGCTGTGCTGGCGAGGACATCGAGGTTCATTTCAGCGATGGCGCCACTACACCCGGCACCAGCGAGTGCGAAGAGACGTTTCCCTCGATCTCCGGCAACCTCTTGCCGCTCAATCCACTCTCTACCTTGAACAGCAAGGGCCGCGAGGGAGCGTGGAGCTTGCGCGTCTCCGACAGCGCCGGATACGGCAGTGGGGCGATTGACGGCTGGGCGCTCGACTTGCCCTGTCCCTTGCCGCTCGTCACCGTCTCCGCAAGCCAGGCGACAGCCGTCGTGGGGGGGAAGCCCGGCCAGTTCACCTTTGCTCGCACTGGTGACATGACCGATGCATTGGTTGTCAAGTACACGGTCTCCGGCACTGCCGAAGCGAGCGCGTATGCGCCACTCGACGGCCTCATCACGATTCCGGAGGGAGCTGCCTCCGCCACTGTCGACGTGGTGCCGACCCGGGATGCGCCGAACGACAGCACGGTCATCGCGACGATCGCGCCGACCATTGTCTACGCGGCGGGCTCACCCAGCGATGGCACGGTCACCATTGTCAACCCGTGTGGCGACGGAAAGGTCGACCCGGGTGAGCAGTGCGACGAGGGCGAACGCAATGGGACCGCTGGCGGCAAGTGCGCCAAAGACTGTTCGCTCGTAAAGAAGGACGATGGAGGCGCCCCCGGCACCAGCAAGCCACCCGCCGACAGCGGCTGCGGCTGCAATGCGCGCGGCGGGAATGGATCCGCAGGCTTGTTCGCGCTCTTCGCGTTCGTAGACCTGGCCCTCCGACGCCGCCGTGCAGGACAGAAGATGACCAAAAGCTCTTGGTCCGAGCTTCTCGCGCTGCCATTCGGTGTAGGCGTTCTCTTCACGGCGCTTCCGGCCGACGCGGCCATCGGCACGCTCGACAACGTGCCCGCTGCCACGCTGCTCTATCCCTATTTCGAGGTGGATACCGGCGCCGGCAAGAACGACACGATCATCACCGTCCAGAACTCCAACTCGGCGTCGGTGCTGACCAACGTCACGATTTGGAGCGAGATGGGCGTTCCCGTCCATCACTTCCACGTCTACCTCACCGGGTACGATGTGGAGTCGATCAGCCTGCGCGAGCTCTTCGTCAACGGCAGAGTCCCTCAGACGGCCACCGCCGGTCAGGATCCGGCGGACACGATCAGCCCGCGGGGGGATTTCTCGCAAGACATCAACTACGCAACGTGCCACGGCGTGTTGCCGGCGGCGAACCTCACAGCAGACGGCATCGCGGGCCTGACGTCGGCCCTCACCGGGAAGTCCTCGGCGATGCTCGGCGACAAATGCGCGGGCCCCGACCACGGCGACACGATCGCCCGCGGCTACGTCACGATCGACACTGTGAACAACTGCACGCCGCGCGTTCCGTCGATGCCCGGCTACTTCGGTGCGGGCGAAACCGGGGACGCGACGAACCAGAACTACCTGCTCGGCGACTTCTTCTTTATCGACGCCGCCACCCCTCACGTGCAGGCGCAGCCAGCCGTTCACATTGAGGCAAGCGCGTCGGACGCGCGTACCTCGACCGCTGGGCGCTACACCTTCTACGGGCGCTACGTGGGCTGGAACGCCGCCGACAACCGTGAGCCTCTCTCGACGGTCTGGGAGATCCCTTTCACCACGCAGGAGACCGACGTGATCGTGTGGCGAGACTCGCGCGTCAGCCAGGAAGCATTCACGTGCGGCACGCCGCCAAGCACCTATCCCCTCGGCAGCGAAGGCCTCCTGGCGTTCGATATGCAAGAGGGCGTGACCGAGCTGTCGGCGACGCAGCCCTTCAAGATCGACGTGACGCGCACGCGTGTCGGCGGCAGCACGATCCCCGTCACGTCCAAGAACGGCACCCTCGTGTTCTCGAGCAACATGGCGCCGGCGCCGGGCGGGCCCTCGTCCGATCCGGCCGCTGCGCAGTCGTACGCGATGGCCATCCACTACCCCGGCTCGCGCAACGGCACGCTCTCCAGGTTCGGTACGAACCTCGCGGCGGTCGCCGTCGACAGCGCGACGCGAGCGCATCACTCGATGCCGCCCCAGGACGGGGTGTTCGACGTGGGCACAAATACCTTTGTGCCGACCAAGTCCCCGGCCATCGGGGTCTCGGACGTGGCCCCGGCGGCGACCTTGCTCGTCCCGCACTTCGAGGTCGACACCGTCGACCCGAACGGGGTCAACACGCAGATTCGTCTGGTCAACCTGTTCGCGTCGGCGGTGCTCGTCCACGCGACCCTGTGGACCGATTACGGCCTCCCCACGCACCGCTTCAACGTCTACTTGACCGGCTATGATTCGTCGCTCGTCGACCTGCGGTGGCTCTTCCAGAAGGGGCTCGTCGACCTCACGGCGAGCACGGGTCAGGACCCGAACGACGGGATTTCGCCCAAAGGTGACTATTCGCAGGACATGAACTTCGCGAGCTGCACTGGCCAGCTCCCCCCAGCGCGTCTCTCTGCCGCCGCCATCGAGGATCTCGTGAGCGCGCACACGGGTAAAGCATCGCCTCTGCGCTTCGACGGCAAGTGCGCCGGCGCCCCGCACGGGGACGCGACTGCGCGCGGCTACGTCACATTCGACACCGTCAACAACTGCACGCAGCGAGTCCCCGGCGACGTCGGCTATTTCGGCAACGGCGGCATCGGCGACGCGACCAACCAGAACTACCTCTCCGGGACGTACACGATCATCGACCGCAACCAGAAGGTCTCGGTCGCCGACACGTTGGTGCACGTTCAGGCGAGCTCCACCGACTCGGCTACGACGACTGCAGGCAGGCCCACGTTCTACGGCAAGTTCGTCTCGTGGGACGCGAGCGACAACCGTGAGCCGCTCGGCACCGCGTGGCAGGCGCGGTTCATCAACAACGTCGCGCCTAGTAGCCTCTTTGGTGCGTTCGCCGACGGGAAGACGAGCTTCGTCGTCTGGCGCGAATCGCCTGAGGTGCTGTCGGCGTTCACCTGCGGCTCCGTGCCGACCGGCTTTCCGCTGCCGGTCCGAGAGATCCTCGAGTTCGACGAGCAAGAGCAGGTGACGGCGCTCTCAACGAACCTCGGTACCTTCCCGCTCGTATCGCAGCGCGTGGCGATCACCGATCCGTCGCTCGCCGCCGCATACGCATCCGGATTCATCAGCGTCGATCTCCGCGCGCCTGTCGGCGCCGTGGGCGGGCCGCCGACCGATCCGTCCCGACGGGGTTCGTTCATCGCAGCGACCCACTACGCGAGGGCGGCAGGCTACCAGGTGCTCCTCGGCGGGTTGCAGGTCCAATAG
- a CDS encoding patatin-like phospholipase family protein: protein MSALGTRTLAEWLAEEPFALAMSSGFFSFYAHTGFLAALEDAGLTPARVSGSSAGALVGGAWAAGVDAPVLAAELERLERRDFWDPGFGPGLLRGRLFRERIEGLLPAETFDRCRVPAAVSVFDVRSRKTRVIEMGRLGPAICASCAVPFLFQPVRIEGRSYFDGGILDRPGLAGMPPSTPRVLHHHIASRSPWRMSAEPPSRQGMLSFVIDGLPRSGPFRLEEGRRAFSLAREATRRALDQPVRDEILRVRA from the coding sequence ATGTCCGCCCTTGGAACGAGAACTCTCGCCGAATGGCTCGCCGAGGAGCCATTCGCGCTGGCGATGTCCTCCGGATTCTTCTCCTTCTACGCCCACACCGGGTTCTTGGCGGCGCTCGAGGACGCCGGCCTGACGCCCGCGCGCGTCTCGGGATCGAGCGCAGGAGCGCTGGTCGGGGGCGCCTGGGCCGCGGGCGTCGACGCACCCGTGCTGGCTGCGGAGCTCGAGCGGCTCGAGCGGCGAGACTTCTGGGACCCGGGCTTCGGGCCCGGGCTCCTTCGCGGCCGCCTGTTTCGCGAGAGGATCGAAGGTCTCCTACCCGCCGAGACCTTCGACCGTTGCCGTGTGCCGGCGGCCGTCTCCGTCTTCGACGTACGCTCGCGCAAGACGCGCGTGATCGAGATGGGACGACTCGGCCCGGCGATCTGCGCGTCGTGCGCCGTCCCGTTCCTTTTCCAGCCCGTGCGGATCGAAGGCCGGTCCTACTTCGATGGCGGGATCCTCGATCGGCCCGGTCTCGCGGGGATGCCGCCCAGCACCCCTCGGGTGCTCCACCACCACATCGCCTCGCGCTCACCGTGGCGGATGAGCGCCGAGCCGCCATCGAGGCAGGGCATGCTCTCCTTCGTCATCGACGGGCTCCCGCGCTCCGGACCCTTTCGACTCGAGGAAGGGCGGCGCGCGTTCAGCCTCGCCCGAGAAGCGACGAGGCGGGCCCTCGACCAGCCCGTGAGGGATGAAATCCTCCGTGTGCGGGCCTGA